Proteins encoded together in one Olsenella timonensis window:
- the murQ gene encoding N-acetylmuramic acid 6-phosphate etherase: MSEGLREELSRLGTEASNPRTAHIDEMGTMEALEAINDLDHEIAPAVRRVLPAVAAIVDAAHERMERGGRLIYMGAGTSGRLGVLDASECPPTYGVSPDLVVGLIAGGPEALVRAFEGAEDDAAAGAADLDAIGVNEADVVVGLAASGRTPYVIGGLDRAREVGALACAVSCAEGALMSAHADLAVECAVGPEPITGSTRMRSGTAEKLICNMISTELMVKAGKVYGNLMVDVRPTNEKLVERARRIVREVADVDEGTAARLLDECDRDVKTAICRAISGEPVERCRGELAANGGNVARTIRVLRSRG; the protein is encoded by the coding sequence ATGAGCGAGGGCCTGAGGGAGGAGCTCTCCCGCCTGGGGACGGAGGCGTCAAACCCGCGCACCGCCCACATCGACGAGATGGGGACCATGGAGGCCCTCGAGGCGATCAACGACCTCGACCACGAGATCGCGCCCGCCGTGCGCCGCGTCCTGCCGGCCGTCGCCGCGATCGTCGACGCCGCCCACGAGCGGATGGAGCGAGGGGGGCGTCTGATCTACATGGGCGCCGGGACCTCCGGCCGCCTGGGGGTGCTCGACGCAAGCGAGTGCCCGCCGACCTACGGGGTGAGCCCCGACCTCGTCGTGGGCCTCATCGCCGGCGGCCCGGAGGCGCTGGTGCGCGCCTTCGAGGGGGCCGAGGACGACGCCGCCGCCGGCGCCGCGGACCTCGACGCGATCGGCGTGAACGAGGCGGACGTCGTCGTCGGCCTCGCCGCCTCCGGCCGGACCCCGTACGTAATCGGGGGACTCGACCGTGCGCGCGAGGTCGGGGCGCTCGCCTGCGCGGTCTCCTGCGCCGAGGGCGCGCTCATGTCCGCCCATGCCGACCTTGCGGTCGAGTGCGCCGTCGGGCCGGAGCCCATCACGGGCTCGACGCGGATGCGCTCGGGCACGGCCGAGAAGCTCATCTGCAACATGATCTCCACCGAGCTCATGGTCAAGGCGGGCAAGGTGTACGGCAACCTCATGGTCGACGTTCGGCCCACCAACGAGAAGCTCGTCGAGCGCGCCCGTCGGATCGTGCGCGAGGTCGCCGACGTGGACGAGGGGACCGCGGCCAGGCTGCTCGACGAGTGCGACCGCGACGTCAAGACCGCAATCTGCAGGGCCATCTCGGGGGAGCCGGTCGAGCGCTGCCGCGGGGAGCTCGCCGCAAACGGCGGCAACGTGGCCCGGACGATTCGGGTCCTGCGGTCCCGGGGCTGA